From Polynucleobacter sp. MWH-Braz-FAM2G, a single genomic window includes:
- a CDS encoding folate-binding protein YgfZ — protein MTKAHQILQNSMNNPTPLPCHLDQWGVIAVEGSDAASFLQSQLTNSVLGLNVTLIGKQAFGFSATRLIGYCNPKGRLLASAWLGLFSSGSDGNDRFILFLSKDIAASTAKRLSMYVLRSKVKVTDLSNEWVVQGLYGSDAQIAGIEVNANDIALRLPDVLVSEQSVARLLIAGPKESLDKEQDSGERLIVLNALEVLSAIPRIVLATQEQFVPQMINFESVAGIDFKKGCYPGQEIVARSQYRGAIKRRLQLAHVDGISQNDSPCVPGVELFHDKDPSQPAGMVVLAAQSPEDQTRIDMQIECKLEALENGEIHLGSATGPVLKIDVLPYPLLEI, from the coding sequence ATGACTAAAGCCCATCAAATATTGCAAAACAGCATGAATAACCCTACTCCACTACCCTGCCATTTGGATCAATGGGGTGTTATTGCGGTAGAAGGTTCAGATGCTGCAAGTTTTTTACAAAGTCAATTAACCAATTCTGTATTGGGACTTAACGTTACCTTAATTGGCAAGCAGGCCTTTGGTTTCTCTGCCACTCGTCTGATCGGTTATTGCAACCCTAAAGGAAGATTGCTAGCAAGCGCGTGGTTAGGTCTATTTTCATCAGGCAGTGATGGTAATGACCGTTTTATTTTATTTCTTTCAAAAGATATCGCCGCAAGTACTGCTAAACGCTTATCTATGTATGTCTTGCGCTCAAAAGTTAAGGTCACAGATCTTTCTAATGAATGGGTTGTTCAGGGCTTATATGGATCAGATGCGCAAATCGCTGGTATTGAAGTAAATGCCAATGACATCGCTTTGCGTTTGCCTGATGTTTTGGTGAGTGAGCAATCTGTTGCACGCCTTCTAATTGCAGGACCGAAAGAAAGTCTAGACAAAGAGCAAGATTCAGGCGAGCGCCTGATCGTGTTGAATGCATTAGAAGTGTTGAGTGCGATTCCACGTATTGTTTTAGCAACTCAAGAGCAGTTTGTGCCTCAAATGATTAATTTTGAATCCGTTGCAGGCATTGATTTTAAAAAGGGTTGCTATCCAGGACAGGAAATCGTTGCGCGCAGTCAGTATCGTGGCGCAATTAAGAGAAGGCTACAGCTAGCCCATGTAGATGGCATTTCTCAGAATGACAGCCCATGCGTACCAGGGGTTGAACTATTTCATGACAAAGATCCAAGCCAGCCGGCTGGAATGGTTGTTTTGGCAGCACAATCTCCCGAAGACCAAACTCGCATAGACATGCAAATTGAATGTAAGTTAGAGGCTCTAGAGAATGGAGAAATTCATCTTGGTAGCGCAACGGGTCCTGTGTTAAAAATAGACGTATTGCCCTACCCTTTATTAGAGATTTAA